The sequence TTCTTGAAACTGGCAAAATAAGTAAAGCTGAAGAAATTTTTTCAAAAATACCTGAAGGAATTCTGGATCTAATGCAGATACCCAATCTTGGTCCAAAAACCTTAGCTCTTTTAAATAAGGAATTTGGTGTTAGGAATTTGGAAACTTTAAAACAAGCCCTTGTTAACCCAAGAATAAAAACCCTCTTCGGAATGGGTGAAAAAAAGGTAGAAAATATTAAAAAAGGAATAGAACTTTTCTTAAAGAGTAAAGAGAGATATCTTCTGGGAGAAGTTTACCCGATAGTAAATTCCCTTGTTAGTTTCCTAAAAGAAAATAAAAATGCTCTTATGGTAATACCTGCCGGTTCTTTTAGAAGATTCAAGGAAACAGTGGGAGATGTTGATATCCTTGTGACAACAAAAACTGAAGTTGATCTATCTGAATATATTACCCAATTCCCTAAAATTGAAAAAATCTACGCTATGGGACCTACAAAAACCTCCTTTGTTTTAAAAAATGGGCTGCAGGTGGATATAAGGGTTATTCCATCAGAATCAATGGGTGCTGCAATGCAATATTTTACAGGCTCAAAACAGCACAATATCCATTTAAGAACCATAGCAAAAAACCTCGGATTAAAAATAAGTGAATACGGAGTATTTAAAGGAGATAAGTTTATAGCAGGAAGAACAGAGGAAGAAGTTTATGGAACTTTGAAAATGCAGTGGATTCCACCTGAAATAAGGGAAGATGAGGGTGAAATTGAGCTTGCCTTAAAAGGTGAAATTCCTGAACTTATCGAATTCAGTGATATTAAAGGTGATCTCCACATTCATTCTGATTACTCTGATGGTCAATCTAAAATTTTTGAAATAAAAGAGGAAGCGAAGAAAAGGGGTTATAAGTATGTAGCAATATGTGACCACAGTCAGTCAGCAAAATATGCAAAGGGTTTAAATATTGAAAGACTGATGAAAAAAAAGGAAGAAATTAAAAAATTGAATGAGAAAGGTGATTATCCTTATTTGGTATTTGGGGCAGAAGTGGATATATTACCTGATGGGAAACTTGATTATCCTGATGAAGTTTTAAAAGAGATAGATTATGTAGTTGTATCTATACACACTGGTTTTAAAAAAGATAATACAGAAAGAATAATTAAAGCTTTTGAAAATCCTTATGTTCATGCATTTTCCCATCCAACAGGAAGACTTATAGGCTCAAGGGAACCTTATGAAGCTAACTGGGATGAAGTTTTCAAAAAGGCAGGTGAAAAGAATATATGGATGGAGATAAACTCTTATTATGAGAGACTTGATCTTTCTCCTCCTTTGATAAAAAAAGCAAAAAAATATGGAATAAAATTTGTTATTGGGACAGATGCCCATCACTATAACCAGATGTGGATGATTGAGCTCGGTGTAGGAACAGCAAGAAGGGGTTGGCTTACTGCTCAGGATGTTATCAATACAAGAGATTTAGAAGAATTACTTGAATTGTTAAAAGCAAAAAAACTTAATAAGAATTATTTAAAAATTCAATAAAACTTTTTATACCTTTAAAAACCTCAAAAAGTTTATCATAATTTAAAGTATCTGGTAAATCAAATTCTGAGTGATAAAAGGGATTTCTTAAAAAGGCAGTATCAGTTATTAAAAGTGCCTTAATATTTCTTTTCCAGAAGGGATAATGGTCAGAAAAATTCATGTCAGGAATTATTGGAGGGAAAGCAAGATACTCTACATTTAGTTCTGTTTTCTCTTTAAAAATTTTGACAATTTTATTCATATAATTCCTTGATTTTAAATTACTGACAATGCCTATAAAATTTGCTTTATCAGGATAAAAGAAATTCAAAGGAAAGGGATACCTTTGAGAATTTTTTTCCTCAGAGTAATAACCTACTGATTCAAGAGATAACATAAGTTCAACCTTTTCTTTATTTTTAATAATTTCTTTAACATAAACTTCTGATCCCATAAGGGGGGAATTAAAAAAAGGTGGTTCCTCATTGGGGAAAAATAAAAACCTTATATCCTTTTTAAATTCTATCTGTGAAAAATATTTTATTATTTCAATTAAAACAGAAACAGCACTTGCATTATCATCAGCACCTTTTGAACCATATACACTATCATAATGTGCACCTATTATAAAAATTTTGTTAGAAAGAACATTTTTTTTAACTTCAATAATAAAAACATCACAACCATAGGATTTATAATTAATTTCCCTTATATCAAAATTTAAATTTTTGATGTTTTCTATAATGTAATCTTTAGCTTTTATATAATTTTTATATTTAAAAACATTTCTCTCCCCGATTTCACCTGCAAGAACTTCTACATGTTTTTTTAAAATTTCCTTTAGATTAATGTTTTTTCAAATATTTCAAAGAAATCTCTTTCTTCAATTTTTTCAGGGAAAAATTTTGGAAATTTTCCTGAAAGAAAATTGTATTCTTTCCAGAATAATTCAAAATCACTTTTTTCTATTCCATAATTTTTAAAATTTCTTGGCAAATTTATTTCCTTATAAAACTTATCCATATAATCAATTATTTCATCAAAATCCGGATTTTCTTTTTCCATTATAAAAGAAAAAAGTTCCTTTATATTATCTTTTCTTTTTTTAAAACTATAACTTAACCATGGAATCAAAAGTATGGCGAGACCTGCTGGATGAGGAACATTGTCATAAAAACCGGATACAATATGCTCAAGCCAGTGCATTTCATGAAAACCACCTATTCCCCTTGTTGCTACTCCTGAAAGAGCAAGACTTGCTAAAAGATGCATATTCTCCCTTGCTTTAATATCTTCAGGATTTTTTATTAATGTTTTTATAGATTCAATTACCTTTTTAATGTAAAATTTTGCAACCCCCTTTATAAGGACGCCTTCTTCTTTTGAGGTAACAAAGGGCTCTAAGATGTGAGTTATTATATCAATTGAACAAAGAGCAAGATAATCTTTATCAAGAGTTTTAGATAAAATTGGGTCAACAATTGAAAATTTCGGAAATATTTTTTCATCAAAAATTCCCCATTTTCTTTTTTCATCAATATTTGTAATAATTGCTGAAGAATTAATTTCTGAACCAGTAGCCGGAGTTGTTGGAATAAGACATACAGGGAGTGTTTCATTTTCCGGACTTTTTTGAAGCATTGTATAATCCCATATTTTACCTTCGTTTGTGGCAATTATAGAAATTGCCTTAACCGCATCCATGACACTTCCCCCTCCAAAACCCAAAAGAGCATTTATTTTATTTTCTCTTACAATTAACCTCGTTTCTTCAATTTCATAAGTTTTGGGATTTGGAGATATTTTATCATAATGAATAAATTCTATTTTAAAAGATTTACAAATTTCTTTTATTTTATCAAGAAATCCATACCTTCTTGCGAAATTTCTTCCTGTTACAATTAAAATTCTATTTCCAAGTAAAGGTAAAACTTCTACTAATTTTTTTTCTAAAATACCTGTTCCAAAACTGTATTTTACAGGTAAAAAAATATTAAAGGACTTCAAACTATTCTACAGTTACACTTTTAGCAAGATTTCTTGGTTTATCAACATCACAGCCGCGTAAAAGAGCTACATGATAGGCAAAAAGCTGAAGGGGAATTATGGCAATAAGAGGTTGAAGCAAATAGATGGTATCTGGAATTGGTATAAAATCCTTTGATAATTCCTTTAGAAAATTATCACCAAATGTTCCTATAGATATAATTGGCGCTTCCCTTGCTTTAACTTCCTCTATATTTGAAATCATTTTATCATAAAGTTCATTTTTGGGAGAAATGGCAACAACCGGAAAATCTTTATCTAAAAGGGCTATTGGACCGTGTTTCATTTCACCAGCAGCATAACCTGTAGCATGTATATATGAAATTTCTTTTAATTTCAAAGCACCTTCAAGAGCAGTGGGATAAAGCAATCCTCTACCAAGAAACATCATATTTCTAACACTATAAAACTTCTTTGCCAGTTCTGAAATCTCGTCTTCCCTACCAAGAATAAATCTCATCTTATCAGGAATTTTTTTTAGTTCATTTATTATTTCTTTAAATTCCTTTTTATCAACTGTCCCTTTTAAAAGCCCAATTTCAAGAGTTATTGCAAGAAGATAAAAAAGCTCTGAAGTGTAAGCTTTTGTGGAAGCAACCCCAATTTCAGGACCTGCATTCAAATAAACTCTGAAATCTGATTCTCTATCTATTGTGCTGTTTTTAACATTTACAAGGGATAATACTGGAATTGAAAGCTCTTTAGCTTTTCTGAGACCTGCAAGAGTATCTGCAGTCTCTCCTGATTGAGAAATACTTATACAGATTGCATTTTTATTGGAAACAGGCTCTTTATATCTGAATTCAGAAGAAAGTTCACACTCGGTAAAGGAGTTGACAAAACCTTGAAATAGGTGTTTGCCATAAAGTCCTGCATGATAACTTGTTCCAGCTGCCTGGATTATTATGTGATCAGCCTTTAAAAGAGCATTTTTAGCACCATTTGATAAAACAGAAATATTATCATTTTCATCTATAACCCTCATCAGATTTTCTTCAATAACTCTTGGTTGTTCGTGAATTTCCTTAAGCATATAATGAGGGTATCCTCTTTTCTCAATCATATCCTCTCTCCACTCCACATAAGTAGCTCTCCTTTTTTTCCTTTCACCACTAAAATCGTAAAATTCTACCTTATCCTCTTTCAAAATAACTATCTCACCATCTCCCATTGTAACTATCCTTCTTGTATGAGACAAAATTGCAGGTATATCTGAAGCAATCATATTTTCGTTTTTACCAATACCGACTATTAAAGGGGAACCCATTCTCACCCCTATAATCTTGTCAGGATGAAATTTGTTTATAATAGCAAGAGCAAAGGAACCTTTAAGTTTATTAACTGTTTTTAAAACACTTTCCAAGAGATTCCCCTCATAATATTCTTCAAGAAGATGAGCTATAACTTCGGTATCAGTATCAGATGTAAATCTATGTTTTTTTTCAAGTTTCTTCTTTAACTCTCTAAAATTTTCAATTATTCCATTATGAACAACTGCAAAAATTCTCTTACAATCTACATGGGGATGAGCATTTTCATCTGTTGGCTTTCCATGGGTTGCCCATCTCGTGTGTCCTATAGCTATTTTGGAGGGAATAGGTAAACCATTTAAAAGTTTCGAAAGCTCACTTATTCTACCTGCTTTTTTTCTTATAAATAACTCTCCATTTATTATACTTGCAAAACCTGCTGAATCATAACCCCTATATTCTAATTTTTCTAAACCTACTATAATTACACTATCTACATCTTTATTACCAATATATCCAACAATTCCACACATTTATTGAATTTTCTCTCTCTTTAATTCATACTTCACTGTTATAGGAACACCATAGGCAGTTATCTCCACAATTACCTCTTTATCTCTTATATCCTTCACATAACCATTCCTTACAGCATCTCCCTGCCTTATTGTATAACTTCTTCCATCAGGAGCTTCAAAAAGGGCAACATTACCTTTTGGTCCTTTCATTATTCCAACTAACTTAAGATTAGAAAGATCAACAACTTCTTCTTGAGTTCTTTTATAACCTTTACCTACAAGAGAAAGGAAAGGATCCCTTCTGTTTCCAGGATCATAGTTATATCCCTTGGGCAAAAGTTCCTCTTTTAACTTAACTGTATCTATTTCTTGGCCAAGAATAAAACCAGGCTTAGGAGATTCCTTTGCAACATCCACCTTTCCTCTTTTTTCCTTTTTGCAACTAACTGCAAATATAATTAGAAAAATTAAAAGAATACCCTTTTTCATCTTCTACCTCCTTTTAGGTCTTACAGGCTTAGTTTCAGTAGGTGCTACAGCCCCCCCAATTGTAGAAACAGTATAAAATTTAGCAACAAAAGAAGCCTCACAACTTCTATCCTGAGATTTGGATTGATTTATCTTTATTCCTTCAACTGTTACAAGCCTTGATAAAGTGGAAAGTTCAGAAATAAAATTTACAAGATTATGAAAATTAGAAATCACTTCAAGAGAATAAGGAAGTTCTGTATATTCACCCTTAGAAACAGGGGGATTCCTTGAAAGTTTCACAATTTTTACATCATTTTGAGTTCCCCTCTGTTGAAGCAGAGTTATAACTTCTTCCGGTTTTTCTTCTGGAGGTAAAAGTTTAAGTGCCTTTTCCCATAAATACTGAAGTTTTTTAATTTCAATCTCCAACTCCGGGAGCCTTGCCGCAGCTATACGAGCTGTTTGAAGTTCTTTTGAAATTTTTGAATATTTAGCTTCAAGATTTTTAATCTGTGCCTTCATTTTGTTATAGAAAAGAAAATGATAAATTAAGAATACTATAACTCCAATACCAGCTGTAATTATAAAATATCTTAATTTATTATTCATTATTTTACCTCCTCTTCCGTAGTTAAACCAACAGAAACATTAACAGGTATTTGCATGGTGAAAGTTAAATACTCCGTTTCTTCTTCTTTTTTCACATCAATCCTTTCCAGTATCACATTTTCACCAAATAGTGGAGAAGATTTTATATTCTGGATAAAATCTGCAATAAATAGGTTAGAAAAAGAAGCTCCTTCAATCTTTATTAAATTTCCTGTGTGGGAAAAGGAAATAATCCATACATATTGAGGAAGAGCTTTTGAAAATTCATCAAGAATCATAACCTCAGTGTTTATACTTGAAAGTAGCCTCTTAGCTATATTTACTTTATTTTCAAAATCTCTTTTTTTTGTTTCCAGTTCATTAACCTTCTTTTGAACCTCCCTCAGAGCAACAAGTTCGGTGCTATCCCTTTTTATTTGACTTTTTAAACCGGAAATTTTAACCCTTGAAGCAGAAAAAGAAAAGAATGCCCATAGAACAGAAATTGTGAGTATAAGAGTTCCCGCAATTTCGTATATTCCTATAGGAGGTAGTGTTATTTTAAATTTTCTTTCTACTTTTTCTTCTGATGGTAATAAATTTATTTTAATCATAGTATCCCCCTTAAAGATAAACCCAAAGATGGAGCAAATATAGATCCAATTACCTCTTTGGAGGCCAATTCAAGAAAAGATTCAGGAAGATCTATTCTTTCAAAAGGGTTTAATCTTTCAACTTTTACTCCAAGGGCCTCTGATAGGTTTTGAGTAAATTCAGGAATTAAAGTGCCACCTCCTGATACATAAATCACATCAGGTGCCTCTTTTTTCTCTATGTAAGCAAAAGTTCTTCTTATTTCTTCTGCAATGCTTGTAACGTAATCTCTATAAACCTCAAAAGTAACTGCAGAGGATGTTTCTTTTTCACCTTTTATTATTAAGAGGCTATCTGAATATGAAAGATCAAGCCTTTCCTGCATTAAATTTATAAGATTTCTTACACTTACTCTTATATCCCTGATCAAGTAAGGACCAGTATTTGCAAAATAAAATACAGTGGAAAAACTCTTTCCAATATGTAGTATCCCCTTTATATCACTACTTTTTGCAACTTCAGGATAATTGAACTCAAATAAATTATAAAGTGCTAAAACACTAACATCCAGAATTTTGGGTGTAAAACCTGCAGATTTTAAAACATGAACATAATCCGTAATGGCTTCGTTCCTGGCTGCAACTAACAAGACTTCAATTTCGGTTTCACTCACTTCAGGATTTACAATATCTCCATCCACTGATATTTCCGTTGGATCAACACCAAAGTACTGTTCTGCCTGCCATTTTATTTGCTCTTTTATTTCTTCTGGAGGCAATTTATCCATTTTTATCCTTTTTATATTAATTGCCCTTGGATTGGGAATAAATGTAGCGACATTTTTAATAGCAGGCTTTTTTTCCTGAATATATCTCTGTAAAACATCAATAACAGTGTCTCTTTCAATTATTTCACCTTCTGCTACTACCTCCTCAGGCAAGTCAGCTTTCCAGATTTCCTTTACTTTAACATTTTCTTTTGAACCTTCAAGGAGGGATATCCTCACTCCAGAGGAACCCACATCAATACCAAGTAGACCTCTTTTTTTACCGAGCATAAAAAATATTTATTTTTAAAGAATTGAACTTTTTGTTCATTTTTTCATTATAATATAAAATATAAAAAAAGTCAATAAAAAAGAGGACTAAAAATGATAGAACTTTTGCTTTTAATTATAATTATATGGGTTTTTCTTTACCTCATATATAGATTTGCCTTTAAAGTAGTATTAACAGAAAAACGAGGTGAAATTATTCCTGTTAGAAAAATTGAAATAACCCCAAAACTTATTCTCATTGTTTTGTCCCTTTTTATTCTACTTTATATAATTTCCAGTTTTAGAGAAGTTCCTATAGGACATGCACTTTTAACCTTCAATATTTTTACAAAAAAATATGGAATAAAAACTGAAGGACTGCAGTTTGTTCCAAGATTTTTTTATAAAACTCACCTTTATAATATAAGAAGGCAGGAATATACAATGACAGCAAGAAAAGGGGAAGGTGAAAAAAAGGATATAGATGACTCTCTATGGTCACCTACAAAAGAAGGGCTTGAGGTAGGACTTGACCTTACATGCTGGTTTAGAATACCTGTAGAAAATGTCATAAAAATACATAGAGAAATCGGATCTGACTATAACGAAAAAGTAATTAGGCCTTCAATAAGATCAGAGGTAAGGCATATTATTTCCTCCCACTCAGTAACAGAAATTTATTCTTCGAAAAGAGAAGAAATTCAAAAGGAAATTGAAAAAAAGATTAAGGAAAGACTTGAAAAGGATGGATTTCTAATTGAAGCAGTTATTTTAAGGGATGTTCATTTTACACCGGATTTTGCAAAGGCAATTGAGGAGAAACAGATAGCCCAGCAGGAAGCAGAAAGAATGGAATATATTCTTGAAAAGGAGAAAAAGGAAGCAGAAAGAAAAAAAATTGAAGCAAAAGGTAAAGCAGATGCTATAAGAATTATAAGTGAAGAACTTAAGAAAAACCCGATGTATATAAATTATCTTTATGTAGATAAACTTTCTGATAAGGTCAAAGTAGTTATATCAGATAAGGGGACAATTTTGAATTTGCAATCTCTGGATGAAAAATAAAATTTTAGATCTGCCGGGGACACCTTTAAAAATAATAATAAAAAATAATAAATTCTTAACCTTTTATATTGAGCATAAAGGCAACAAAGCCCTTGTTTATTCACCTTATGGAAATTTTCTTCTTGAGAAAAAAATAAAAGAAAATCTAAAAGAAGAAAGAGAAGATAATTCAAGGATTATTTCCCCTATGTCAGGGAAAATAGTAAAAGTATTTAAAAGAGAAAAGGAAAAAGTAAATATAGATGAGCCCCTTTGCATAATAGAAGCAATGAAAATGCAAAATGAGATAAGATCAAAAAAAGAGGGAATAATTATAAAATCTTTCGCAGAAGAAGAAAAAATTATTAAAAAAGGCGAACTGATTTTTATTATTGAATGAAGGATAAAAAATATTATACAAAAGAGGATCTTTCCGAATATAACTTTTTAGAAGGAGATTTAGAGCCAGGTAAATATCCTTTCACAAGAGCTATATATAAGGAAATGTATACACAAAAACTCTGGACAATGAGACAGTATACAGGTTTTGGAACTCCTGAAGAAACAAACGAAAGGTTTAAAAAGATGATAAAGGAGGGGCAAACAGGGCTTTCTTTGGCTTTTGACTTACCTACTCAATTGGGTTTTGATCCAGACCATGAGCTTTCAAGGGGAGAAGTAGGAAGAGTTGGGGTATCTGTATGGAGTTCAGAATCAATGGAGAGAGTTTTAAAGGATATAGAAATTGATAAAATTTCTCTTTCTATGACAATTAATGCAACCGCAGGAATTCTTTTAGCTTTTTACCTTACAATTGCAGATAAAAGAAAAGTTCCCTGGGATAAATTAAGGGGTACAATTCAAAATGATATTTTAAAGGAATTTGCAGCAAGAGGAAATTACATTTATCCTGTTAAGGAATCTCTAAAACTTTCCCTTGATGTTATGGAGTTTTCTCTTAAAAATGTTTTCAATTTTTATCCTGTTTCAGTGAGTGGTTACCATTACAGAGAAAAGGGAGCAAATGCCATACAGGAAATAGCTTTTACTATTTCTGATGCAATTGAATATGTAAAAGGTCTTGCTGAAAGAGGTATTGAGCCTGAAATTATTGGTAAAAGAATAACATTTTTCTTTTCTGCCCATAGTAATTTTTTTGAAGAAATTGCAAAATTCAGAGCAGCAAGAAGGGTATGGGCTCAAATAATGAAAGAAAGGTTCAAAGTAAAAGATGAAAAAGCGATGCATTTAAGATTTCACACACAAACAGCAGGTTCAACACTTCAGGCTCAAGACCCTCTTTTAAACATAATAAGGGTTTCTTACCAGGCTTTATCAGCGGTCTTAGGAGGAACTCAGAGTTTACATACAAATAGTTTTGATGAAGCATTATCCCTTCCAACAGAGGAATCAGCTCTTATGGCTCTAAGAACACAACAGATTCTTGCTTATGAAACAGGAATTCCGGAAATAACAGATCCTCTTGGAGGTTCCTATTATGTGGAAAGTTTAACAAGAAAAATTGAAGAAGAAACTTTTAAATTACTAAATGAAATAGAAGAAAAGGGAGGAGCAGCTGAGTGTATAGAAAAAGGATTATTTCAGAAGTGGATAGAAGAAAATGCTTATAAAGAACAAAAAGAAATCGAAGAAGGAACTAAAAAAATTGTAGGTGTTAATATTTTAAAAAAGGAAAAGGAAGAAAAAATTAAAATATTTAGGATAAAAAGCAAGGGGGAAAGGGAAGAAATAAAAAGAATAAGGGAATTTAAGAAAAAAAGAGATAAAAGTAAAGTAGAAGAGGCTCTTTTTGCTTTGAGGGAAGGTGCTTTAAGGGGAGAAAACCTTATGAATTATATCATTAATTGTGTTAAGGCAAAATGCACACTTGGTGAAATCTCTTATGAGCTGGAAAAAATCTGGAAGAGGGTCTGAATCCCTTTTAAAAAACAATTTAAAAATGAAAGAAAAAAAATTTGAAACAATCTGTGTTCATAATAAAAAAATCAATTATAAATTAAGAGATATATCAGTTCCCATACATCTTTCCTCAACCTTTTATTTTGAATCTGCTGAAGAAGGAGGAAAGCTTTTTGAGGGGGAAAAAGAAGGTTTTATTTACACTCGTCTTTCAAATCCAACAATAAAAATTCTTGAAGAAACACTTAAAGAACTTGAAAATGGAGAAAGGGCTCTTGCTTTTTCCTCTGGCATGGGTGCAATATCAGCTCTTATTTTCTCTCTCTTAAATCAAGGTGATAAGGTTATATACTCAGACCCCTTATATGGGGGAACTTTTGCTTTATTCAAAAGGCTTGAAAAAAAGGGATTATTTACCTTTAAGGGTATATACGCCAAAAGATTTACTGAAAAATTAAAAAAAGAAATTGACAAAAAAACAAAACTCATATACATAGAAACACCTACAAATCCTACCCTTGATATTATCGATATAGAGGAAACTGCAAAAATTGCAAAGGAAAAGGGAATAATTCTTGCTGTAGATAATACTTTTGCAACTCCCTATCACCAGAGACCACTTGAGCTGGGTGCAGATGTGGTTATACATTCTCTCACAAAATATTTAGGTGGTCATACAGATTTAATAGGTGGTGCTCTTATTGGTAAAAAAGAAATAATTGATGAAATCGATAAAGAAGAAAAAGCTCATATAGGAGCCTGTATATCACCTTTTAATGCATGGCTAACCTTAAGGGGTATTAAAACCCTCGCAGTAAGGATGAAAGTTCATTCTGAAAATGCCATGAATTTAGCAAAATTTTTAAGTGAACATCCAAAAGTAGAAAAGGTTTTTTATCCAGGCCTTTCTGACTTTGAAATGTATAAAATAGCCAAAAAACAGATGAAAAATGGTTTTTCAGGTATGCTTTCATTTATACATAAAAATGGAAAAGAAGGGGCTATGAAATTTATCAATTCTTTGAATCTCTGTGTTAAAGCAGTAAGCTTAGGAGCAGTTGAAACCCTCGTAGAACATCCTGCCTCAATGACTCATTCTACAATGAACGAGGAAGAACTTTTAAAAGCAGGAATACACCCTGGACTTGTTCGAATTTCAGTTGGAATTGAAAATATTGAGGATATAATAATGGACATAGAAAATGCTTTAAGGAAATCATGAAAGAAGATAAGATCTGCGTTATTGGTGCTGGTATCGCTGGGATAATGACTTCTTATTTTCTTGATAAGTTTGGTGCTAAAA comes from candidate division WOR-3 bacterium and encodes:
- a CDS encoding iron-containing alcohol dehydrogenase, which gives rise to MKSFNIFLPVKYSFGTGILEKKLVEVLPLLGNRILIVTGRNFARRYGFLDKIKEICKSFKIEFIHYDKISPNPKTYEIEETRLIVRENKINALLGFGGGSVMDAVKAISIIATNEGKIWDYTMLQKSPENETLPVCLIPTTPATGSEINSSAIITNIDEKRKWGIFDEKIFPKFSIVDPILSKTLDKDYLALCSIDIITHILEPFVTSKEEGVLIKGVAKFYIKKVIESIKTLIKNPEDIKARENMHLLASLALSGVATRGIGGFHEMHWLEHIVSGFYDNVPHPAGLAILLIPWLSYSFKKRKDNIKELFSFIMEKENPDFDEIIDYMDKFYKEINLPRNFKNYGIEKSDFELFWKEYNFLSGKFPKFFPEKIEERDFFEIFEKTLI
- the glmS gene encoding glutamine--fructose-6-phosphate transaminase (isomerizing) — translated: MCGIVGYIGNKDVDSVIIVGLEKLEYRGYDSAGFASIINGELFIRKKAGRISELSKLLNGLPIPSKIAIGHTRWATHGKPTDENAHPHVDCKRIFAVVHNGIIENFRELKKKLEKKHRFTSDTDTEVIAHLLEEYYEGNLLESVLKTVNKLKGSFALAIINKFHPDKIIGVRMGSPLIVGIGKNENMIASDIPAILSHTRRIVTMGDGEIVILKEDKVEFYDFSGERKKRRATYVEWREDMIEKRGYPHYMLKEIHEQPRVIEENLMRVIDENDNISVLSNGAKNALLKADHIIIQAAGTSYHAGLYGKHLFQGFVNSFTECELSSEFRYKEPVSNKNAICISISQSGETADTLAGLRKAKELSIPVLSLVNVKNSTIDRESDFRVYLNAGPEIGVASTKAYTSELFYLLAITLEIGLLKGTVDKKEFKEIINELKKIPDKMRFILGREDEISELAKKFYSVRNMMFLGRGLLYPTALEGALKLKEISYIHATGYAAGEMKHGPIALLDKDFPVVAISPKNELYDKMISNIEEVKAREAPIISIGTFGDNFLKELSKDFIPIPDTIYLLQPLIAIIPLQLFAYHVALLRGCDVDKPRNLAKSVTVE
- a CDS encoding PilN domain-containing protein: MIKINLLPSEEKVERKFKITLPPIGIYEIAGTLILTISVLWAFFSFSASRVKISGLKSQIKRDSTELVALREVQKKVNELETKKRDFENKVNIAKRLLSSINTEVMILDEFSKALPQYVWIISFSHTGNLIKIEGASFSNLFIADFIQNIKSSPLFGENVILERIDVKKEEETEYLTFTMQIPVNVSVGLTTEEEVK
- the pilM gene encoding type IV pilus assembly protein PilM, translated to MLGKKRGLLGIDVGSSGVRISLLEGSKENVKVKEIWKADLPEEVVAEGEIIERDTVIDVLQRYIQEKKPAIKNVATFIPNPRAINIKRIKMDKLPPEEIKEQIKWQAEQYFGVDPTEISVDGDIVNPEVSETEIEVLLVAARNEAITDYVHVLKSAGFTPKILDVSVLALYNLFEFNYPEVAKSSDIKGILHIGKSFSTVFYFANTGPYLIRDIRVSVRNLINLMQERLDLSYSDSLLIIKGEKETSSAVTFEVYRDYVTSIAEEIRRTFAYIEKKEAPDVIYVSGGGTLIPEFTQNLSEALGVKVERLNPFERIDLPESFLELASKEVIGSIFAPSLGLSLRGIL
- the polX gene encoding DNA polymerase/3'-5' exonuclease PolX → MENNEKLAKIFNRMADALEFLGEIPFKIQAYRKAARTLENLDKDISEIDDFQKLPGIGEGIAKKIKEFLETGKISKAEEIFSKIPEGILDLMQIPNLGPKTLALLNKEFGVRNLETLKQALVNPRIKTLFGMGEKKVENIKKGIELFLKSKERYLLGEVYPIVNSLVSFLKENKNALMVIPAGSFRRFKETVGDVDILVTTKTEVDLSEYITQFPKIEKIYAMGPTKTSFVLKNGLQVDIRVIPSESMGAAMQYFTGSKQHNIHLRTIAKNLGLKISEYGVFKGDKFIAGRTEEEVYGTLKMQWIPPEIREDEGEIELALKGEIPELIEFSDIKGDLHIHSDYSDGQSKIFEIKEEAKKRGYKYVAICDHSQSAKYAKGLNIERLMKKKEEIKKLNEKGDYPYLVFGAEVDILPDGKLDYPDEVLKEIDYVVVSIHTGFKKDNTERIIKAFENPYVHAFSHPTGRLIGSREPYEANWDEVFKKAGEKNIWMEINSYYERLDLSPPLIKKAKKYGIKFVIGTDAHHYNQMWMIELGVGTARRGWLTAQDVINTRDLEELLELLKAKKLNKNYLKIQ
- a CDS encoding pilus assembly protein PilP; this encodes MKKGILLIFLIIFAVSCKKEKRGKVDVAKESPKPGFILGQEIDTVKLKEELLPKGYNYDPGNRRDPFLSLVGKGYKRTQEEVVDLSNLKLVGIMKGPKGNVALFEAPDGRSYTIRQGDAVRNGYVKDIRDKEVIVEITAYGVPITVKYELKREKIQ
- the pilO gene encoding type 4a pilus biogenesis protein PilO → MNNKLRYFIITAGIGVIVFLIYHFLFYNKMKAQIKNLEAKYSKISKELQTARIAAARLPELEIEIKKLQYLWEKALKLLPPEEKPEEVITLLQQRGTQNDVKIVKLSRNPPVSKGEYTELPYSLEVISNFHNLVNFISELSTLSRLVTVEGIKINQSKSQDRSCEASFVAKFYTVSTIGGAVAPTETKPVRPKRR
- a CDS encoding prohibitin family protein, with protein sequence MIELLLLIIIIWVFLYLIYRFAFKVVLTEKRGEIIPVRKIEITPKLILIVLSLFILLYIISSFREVPIGHALLTFNIFTKKYGIKTEGLQFVPRFFYKTHLYNIRRQEYTMTARKGEGEKKDIDDSLWSPTKEGLEVGLDLTCWFRIPVENVIKIHREIGSDYNEKVIRPSIRSEVRHIISSHSVTEIYSSKREEIQKEIEKKIKERLEKDGFLIEAVILRDVHFTPDFAKAIEEKQIAQQEAERMEYILEKEKKEAERKKIEAKGKADAIRIISEELKKNPMYINYLYVDKLSDKVKVVISDKGTILNLQSLDEK
- a CDS encoding M28 family peptidase; translated protein: MNLKEILKKHVEVLAGEIGERNVFKYKNYIKAKDYIIENIKNLNFDIREINYKSYGCDVFIIEVKKNVLSNKIFIIGAHYDSVYGSKGADDNASAVSVLIEIIKYFSQIEFKKDIRFLFFPNEEPPFFNSPLMGSEVYVKEIIKNKEKVELMLSLESVGYYSEEKNSQRYPFPLNFFYPDKANFIGIVSNLKSRNYMNKIVKIFKEKTELNVEYLAFPPIIPDMNFSDHYPFWKRNIKALLITDTAFLRNPFYHSEFDLPDTLNYDKLFEVFKGIKSFIEFLNNSY